The region GGGTCTCTTAAAGCATCTTCCTACTATATTGCAGTTCCCGTTAATTTTTCATATTCTATTACAGATAAGTTAGCCTTATCACTTGGTGGTAGGTATATCATTGCAAAAAATCACACCAAAGCAGAACTTAATCTTCCTGAGATTGCTAGCAATACTACTATCGATTACAATAAAAATGCAACAGGCTTTGGTGGTATTGTTTGATTAAACTACAGTCCAAACGACAAGTTGAATCTAGCCATTCATTATGAAACTAAGGTAAAACTTGAATTTGAAGCCGAAGATAACAAGGGAAATACGGAGTTGGAGCCTGATGGAACAAAATCTGACCGGGATTTACCCGCAGTTCTATATACTGGTGCATCGTATAAATTCACAGATAAGTTTTCCGCAGCCATAGATTTCAACTATTACTTCCAAAAAGAAGCAGATTGGGACAAATTTAGTGATGGAACAGAAAAGTCTGATGCTGCTGGAAATTGCTACCATATTGCATTAGGTGCATACTATCAACTTTTACCTAAACTTCAACTCAGCGCGGGTTGCAAGTATATTCATTTCGATTACTCAAACCAGGAACTCTATTACACCCAAATGGGCGTGTACGAATCGGTTAAGTACGATAATTTTAACGTAGGCCTTGGGGCTGGATATGATGTAACCGATAACATTCAAATTGACCTTGGTGTTGGACGTACATTCTGGAAGGATAAAACCATTAAATATGGAAGTAGTGCCGGAGTGCCTGTAGATATAAAGAACTCATCGTACGTATTGGCCTTGGGGCTGGATTTAAAGTTCTAAAAGAACAAATTTTTCGTAAATGGTCTGCAATCACTTTTTTTGCAGGCCATTTAATTTAATTTAAGAAATTAGCAACAACAAAAAGGCCCTGTAAATATTTACAGGGCCTTTTTGTTGACCTACCAGATTCACACTGTTTATTGCTTTTATCATTATCATTCAGTTAATTATGAATTCACTTTTGTCTTGATTGGGAAATTTTTGGGAAATATCATAACACTTTATTTTGAAGATTTATGAGTCTTGCGGCTTTCAGTTTAGCTAAGAGAATCCTTTGAAAATTGTCAGGTTTTTTTCTGAAGCAATTCACAAACGCTTCAATAGCATCATCTATTACATCATGTTCTGTTACTAATTCTTCGTCTATAAGATAATTTATACCATCATCAGTTGTTATATACGAAGAAAACTGTCTTGCCGAAATTTCAACTGACTCATCATATTTTTTTATATACTCAGGTTTACTTATTAAATAATCAATACAGATATTTAAACGAGATTCCTTGTCTACAAATACTATTTCAGAATCGTTGTTTCTTAAATTATTTGTTCTTTCCTTCCAAAATTTCGAGGTTTCTTCTTTAGGACCTTTATCCCATAATTCAAAAACAGAATGCCCAATAATATCTATGTTTTCGATAATTACAAGCATAAAATAGTATCTGCAGTCTATAATGACATTCCTTTTAATTAAACCTCTTATTCTTTCGTTAGAACTTTCACCAAAGAAATAAGTTGGCTTAACCTCTAAAACTTCTGCTATTTTTTCTAAAGCATCAACTTTAAGAGTGTTATTAATAAAGGCAGTGTATAGACCAGAATCTGTCATACCAATTTTTTCCCCTATTTTCTTTATAGAGAGTCCTTTTTTCTTGGCCAACTCTTTTATTAATTCATAATCCATACCCTGTTAATAAAATGTTAATTAATATATTTAGTGTAAAACTAAATATATTTAGTTCTTAACTATATATTTGTAGTTGTAAATTCTATTTATTGCACTAAGTTACAAAATTTAAACGATATGGAAACAAAATTAATCGTAGTGCCTGCAAGTGAAGTTAAGGCAATTATTCTGGAGGCATTGTCCGAAATGGAGAATATTCGGGCAGATAAAGAAAAAGAACGTAAAGAGCAAGAAACGCTGTTTACAATCAACCAAGTTGCTCGTCGATTAGGGCGAGCACATAACACTATCAAGAAGTTAGTCGCAGAAGGAGTTCTAAAAACTACATCTGATGGACTAATCTCAGAAAAATCAATCAATGATTACTTAAGAAACGCTTAAACCAAATGCCTATGAGAAAAAAGCCCTGCGGACAATGGGATGCAATTAAAAGCAAAAAAGGATTGCCGCCAGCAATCCTCAAAGAAATAAATAGTATCAAAAGTATTAATAGTCTAATAATTACAAAGATATGAATATTCAAGAAAATGAGCAATTAACCCCAGAAAAAGTTTTTGAGGCTGCTCTAAAATCAGAACTCATCACTGATGATGACATGGATAATATAGCCGTTGATCATGTTCATTATATAGATGAACTTCAAGTACTGGCCAATTCTTTAATGTGTGGCTTAACTAATGATGAAGTTAAAGATCCCATTCCTTACATGAATGTCTATAATGATTTTCTAAAGTTCGTCAAATTCAAAATGAATCTAAGCAAATAAGTTCCCCCTCCCTGTTTTTCCCACCCAACCCGAGGGGGAGTCTCGGGAATTATCTAGTATTAATTATTTAGCAATGGAATTCAATGATGAACTACAAAACGACATCACCCAAAATATTCAGTTTATAGGAGATGAGATACCTTTAGTTGATCCATTCCCCATAAAAGTATTTCCTACTGAGATACAAGAAATTATTATTTCTGCATGTGATGGGCTCAACCTGCCCATTGATTTCTTTGCTGGTTCCATTCTTTTTGCTGCATCAATAGCGATTGGAAACTCTTTTCAAGTTGAAATTAAA is a window of Tenuifilaceae bacterium CYCD DNA encoding:
- a CDS encoding hypothetical protein (possible pseudo due to internal stop codon); the protein is MNLAIHYETKVKLEFEAEDNKGNTELEPDGTKSDRDLPAVLYTGASYKFTDKFSAAIDFNYYFQKEADWDKFSDGTEKSDAAGNCYHIALGAYYQLLPKLQLSAGCKYIHFDYSNQELYYTQMGVYESVKYDNFNVGLGAGYDVTDNIQIDLGVGRTFWKDKTIKYGSSAGVPVDIKNSSYVLALGLDLKF